In a genomic window of Paramicrobacterium chengjingii:
- a CDS encoding PfkB family carbohydrate kinase: protein MNNLSLAAVGDNTVDIYYGADDESFIGGNALNTAVQWSLMGARAGYYGAVGSDDLGFRVREALAKNKVNTDGLTELPGKTSTTLIRVEPSGDRIIAQDNFEVSATYMPSADDLDDIATRAFVHIGMSPFASRIRNELASRGVQISQDCAVSEGFEHLDVAFCSAGEESAEAHTMAREAIDGGAQLAIVTRGADGSIAFDGRDWFSVPAVEIPAVVDTTGAGDSYIAGFVAARAQGKSVLDCMRAGAAVAAKTCQHRGGFPQDP from the coding sequence ATGAACAACTTATCACTTGCGGCAGTGGGCGATAACACCGTTGATATTTACTATGGAGCCGATGACGAGAGCTTTATCGGGGGAAACGCGCTCAATACGGCTGTTCAATGGAGTCTCATGGGTGCCCGTGCGGGATACTACGGCGCAGTCGGGTCTGATGACCTCGGCTTCCGCGTGAGGGAGGCTTTGGCGAAGAACAAGGTCAACACCGACGGGCTCACTGAGCTCCCCGGTAAAACGTCCACGACGCTCATACGTGTCGAGCCCAGCGGCGATCGCATAATCGCGCAGGACAACTTTGAGGTGAGCGCAACTTACATGCCGAGCGCCGATGACCTCGATGACATAGCAACGCGTGCGTTTGTGCATATTGGAATGAGTCCGTTTGCATCACGCATTCGCAACGAGTTAGCGAGCCGAGGTGTGCAGATCAGTCAGGACTGTGCCGTAAGTGAAGGCTTTGAGCACTTGGACGTTGCGTTCTGTTCTGCAGGTGAGGAATCCGCAGAGGCGCATACTATGGCTCGGGAAGCGATAGATGGTGGGGCGCAACTAGCGATCGTCACTCGCGGCGCGGATGGAAGTATTGCGTTCGATGGGCGGGACTGGTTCAGCGTTCCCGCAGTCGAGATTCCGGCCGTCGTCGACACAACAGGAGCTGGCGACAGTTACATTGCCGGATTCGTGGCTGCGCGGGCTCAAGGAAAATCTGTACTTGACTGTATGCGCGCAGGTGCTGCGGTGGCAGCAAAGACATGCCAGCACAGGGGTGGGTTCCCGCAAGATCCGTAG
- a CDS encoding ABC transporter substrate-binding protein: MSKRLSAIALGSAVAVALVGCTAGGSTDSAPGSDVDLTDVDYNGSVSVITRYAGENAAFFEQVAKDYEAKHEGVTIDLQQESDQGYKDKIKTLVASQSVPDVYFSWPGEYAAQFFDNGLALDLSDVIAPSTEWGGTFNEAALDTFSDDGSYYGVPLALDAKFMLYNEKLFAESGVDVPGNHEELIQACDDLTDKGVTPMSFGNKDGWPAIHFITSLNSYNVPAETLSADYEPATAKFEDPGYVKALEQFQEILTNCTDTQEQANGSDYYSERNRFGDGDVAMFYVENVEFAATTPEGSAAEEDGYGVFKLPVPEDAKGDQGSLTGAPDGFLVNPNAENLPLAVDFMEFATNKQNAAALYETIGFPSATKDGLAETDVTPQLEESVKQVDEASSLAVWLDTVTVPDVAQAYLSGVQGLISGNKSPEQVMSDVKKASDSTAS; encoded by the coding sequence TTGAGCAAGAGGCTAAGCGCAATTGCGCTCGGGAGTGCCGTTGCGGTCGCTCTCGTGGGATGTACAGCCGGAGGCAGCACTGACTCCGCTCCGGGAAGTGATGTAGACCTAACGGATGTCGATTACAACGGTTCGGTAAGCGTCATTACCCGCTACGCAGGTGAGAATGCAGCTTTCTTTGAACAAGTCGCAAAAGACTACGAGGCAAAGCACGAAGGCGTGACAATCGATCTGCAGCAGGAATCTGATCAGGGTTACAAGGACAAGATCAAGACACTTGTCGCCTCTCAGAGCGTTCCTGATGTGTATTTCTCTTGGCCCGGTGAATACGCTGCGCAGTTCTTCGACAACGGCCTCGCTCTTGATCTCTCGGACGTTATTGCCCCGAGCACGGAATGGGGAGGCACGTTTAACGAAGCGGCTCTAGACACGTTCAGCGACGACGGTTCCTACTACGGTGTCCCGCTTGCACTGGATGCAAAGTTCATGCTGTACAACGAGAAATTGTTCGCGGAGTCTGGAGTTGATGTTCCTGGGAACCATGAGGAACTTATTCAAGCTTGTGATGATCTCACGGATAAGGGGGTCACTCCCATGTCGTTTGGCAATAAAGACGGCTGGCCTGCCATCCACTTCATCACATCGCTTAACAGCTACAACGTGCCTGCCGAGACGCTCAGCGCAGACTATGAACCGGCTACAGCCAAATTCGAAGATCCAGGCTACGTCAAAGCACTGGAACAGTTCCAGGAGATCTTGACGAACTGCACAGACACTCAGGAACAGGCTAACGGGTCCGATTACTACTCTGAGCGCAACCGTTTCGGCGACGGCGATGTAGCTATGTTCTACGTTGAGAACGTGGAGTTTGCGGCTACCACGCCAGAAGGTAGCGCCGCCGAGGAGGACGGCTATGGTGTCTTCAAGCTCCCCGTTCCAGAAGATGCCAAGGGCGACCAAGGGTCGCTCACCGGTGCGCCGGATGGTTTCCTGGTAAACCCAAACGCTGAGAACTTGCCACTCGCGGTGGACTTCATGGAGTTCGCCACAAACAAGCAGAACGCTGCTGCATTGTACGAGACAATCGGATTCCCGAGTGCAACGAAAGATGGCTTAGCCGAGACTGATGTGACTCCTCAGTTGGAGGAAAGTGTGAAGCAGGTGGACGAGGCTTCGAGTCTCGCAGTTTGGCTTGACACTGTGACAGTACCCGATGTCGCGCAGGCTTATCTTTCAGGCGTGCAAGGACTCATAAGTGGGAATAAATCACCTGAACAAGTGATGTCGGACGTCAAGAAGGCCTCGGATAGCACTGCCAGCTAG
- a CDS encoding carbohydrate ABC transporter permease, whose amino-acid sequence MTTSGLFRIAGKLLLLGLLVGLAIVVLYPLLWMGISSLKTNDEILSSPFAMPQALDFGSYARAWDRGVGQYFFNSALVTVVSVFLTTLVSAWAAFGLSRIEIPFSRIFLLLIVGGLMLAPAVALVPLVKLMQSWGIYNTYWALILLYTAFRIPFTTFLIRSYMVGLPREVDEAAIIDGAKTRQIFWRVILPMSKPIMASAVILHVIFAWNEFLFALVFVGDDSLKTLPVGLANLSSRATTDFPAVFAGMAIAAVPMIILFILGQRFFIRGLAEGVGK is encoded by the coding sequence GTGACGACGAGCGGGCTTTTCCGGATCGCAGGAAAGCTACTATTATTGGGACTTCTCGTTGGGCTCGCAATAGTGGTGCTCTACCCATTGTTATGGATGGGGATCAGCTCGCTTAAGACGAATGATGAGATTCTCAGCAGCCCATTTGCGATGCCACAGGCGCTCGATTTTGGAAGCTACGCGCGCGCATGGGATCGAGGAGTCGGCCAGTACTTCTTCAACAGCGCGCTCGTCACGGTAGTCAGCGTTTTCTTGACAACGCTAGTGAGCGCTTGGGCAGCGTTTGGACTTTCACGAATCGAGATACCCTTTAGCCGGATCTTTCTTCTGCTCATTGTGGGAGGGTTGATGCTCGCGCCGGCAGTAGCGCTGGTCCCACTCGTCAAACTGATGCAGTCTTGGGGAATTTACAACACCTATTGGGCGCTTATTCTTCTCTACACGGCGTTTCGGATTCCGTTTACGACCTTCCTGATCAGGTCATACATGGTCGGTCTGCCGCGAGAGGTCGATGAGGCAGCCATCATTGACGGAGCAAAGACTCGTCAGATTTTTTGGCGCGTCATCTTGCCCATGTCAAAGCCGATTATGGCTTCTGCCGTTATCTTGCACGTGATATTCGCTTGGAACGAATTCCTATTCGCGCTCGTATTTGTCGGAGATGATTCACTCAAGACGCTACCGGTTGGGCTCGCTAATCTTTCTTCGCGTGCAACAACCGACTTCCCTGCTGTGTTCGCGGGAATGGCGATCGCGGCGGTGCCCATGATCATTCTCTTCATACTGGGCCAACGTTTCTTTATTCGAGGTCTCGCAGAGGGAGTAGGAAAATGA
- a CDS encoding carbohydrate ABC transporter permease has protein sequence MGLQNYVKMANDRVFWIAFGNNTLYAVISVIVQVFFALALAATIEGLRNERFKSILRSIYFMPSAISLTVTGLLFYFIYHPSGGLLNGMLGAVGLESLQHAWLGNSDTAMVAIIMMSQWQGFGYTTLLFAVAMQRIPREYYEAAALDGIGPARRLFSVTMPLVSEMTGLLMIVTVSQAFQVFNEVMVTTSGGPDNSTQLLGTWLYVSGFIKNDFGYAAAIAVVIFIVTVILAIFQLRYTEKRRVHW, from the coding sequence GTGGGGTTGCAGAACTACGTAAAGATGGCGAATGACCGCGTTTTCTGGATAGCGTTTGGAAACAACACGCTTTATGCGGTCATCTCGGTAATCGTTCAAGTGTTTTTTGCGCTTGCGCTCGCAGCGACTATTGAAGGACTGCGAAACGAGCGGTTCAAGTCGATTCTGCGATCGATCTACTTTATGCCGTCTGCGATCTCGCTTACCGTCACCGGCCTTCTTTTCTATTTCATCTACCACCCATCCGGCGGTTTGCTGAACGGAATGCTCGGGGCGGTGGGGCTGGAATCGCTACAGCACGCTTGGCTGGGTAATTCTGACACGGCGATGGTCGCCATCATCATGATGAGTCAGTGGCAAGGCTTCGGTTACACAACATTGTTGTTTGCGGTCGCAATGCAAAGGATTCCGCGCGAGTACTACGAAGCGGCTGCCCTCGACGGGATTGGGCCGGCGCGCCGACTATTCTCTGTCACGATGCCACTCGTCAGCGAGATGACGGGGCTGCTCATGATCGTGACAGTCTCGCAGGCGTTCCAAGTCTTCAACGAAGTGATGGTGACCACCTCGGGAGGTCCCGATAACTCAACTCAACTGCTCGGAACTTGGCTATACGTCAGTGGCTTCATCAAGAACGACTTCGGTTACGCGGCGGCCATCGCCGTTGTCATCTTCATCGTGACGGTCATACTTGCGATATTTCAACTACGGTACACGGAGAAAAGGAGAGTCCATTGGTGA
- a CDS encoding 6-phosphofructokinase translates to MKVAMLTSGGDSPGLNAVIRGAVLNGTIRYGAEFVGFRFGWQGLLDEDMVPLERHDVRGLSKQGGTILHTSRTNPVDASNGGAERIQAMFDRNGIDALIAIGGEGTLTAAHRLSESGLNIVGVPKTIDNDLDATDYSFGFDTAVEIATEAIDRLRTTAESHQRCMVVEVMGRHVGWIALHAGLASGAHAILIPEFPQSLEQICDWVHQAKRRGRAPVVVVAEGFTMENMQAAHSHKGLDTFNRPRLGGIADVLAPMIEDNTGIETRSTIIGHIQRGGVPSAFDRVLSTRLGMAAADAVMAKHWGQMVAVKGTDMTTAPISLATANLKRVPLQRYDESRLLFG, encoded by the coding sequence ATGAAAGTTGCCATGTTGACTAGCGGTGGAGATTCACCAGGGCTCAACGCTGTAATACGAGGCGCAGTGCTCAATGGCACGATTCGATACGGAGCCGAGTTCGTCGGGTTTCGCTTCGGCTGGCAAGGACTCTTGGACGAGGACATGGTCCCTCTCGAGCGCCATGACGTGAGAGGTCTCAGCAAGCAGGGCGGGACCATTCTCCATACGAGCCGCACGAATCCAGTCGATGCGTCAAACGGAGGCGCGGAACGGATCCAAGCTATGTTTGACCGAAATGGCATAGACGCGCTCATCGCTATTGGTGGAGAAGGCACGTTAACAGCAGCTCACCGCCTGTCTGAAAGCGGTCTAAACATTGTGGGTGTACCCAAAACGATCGACAACGATCTGGATGCAACGGATTACTCGTTCGGCTTTGACACAGCCGTGGAGATCGCAACTGAAGCAATCGACAGGTTGCGCACTACCGCTGAGTCCCATCAACGCTGCATGGTTGTAGAAGTAATGGGACGACACGTAGGGTGGATCGCTCTCCACGCTGGTCTCGCATCTGGGGCTCACGCAATACTGATCCCAGAGTTCCCACAGAGCCTCGAACAGATCTGTGACTGGGTCCACCAAGCCAAACGTCGCGGTCGTGCACCTGTAGTGGTTGTTGCAGAAGGCTTCACCATGGAGAATATGCAAGCCGCCCATTCGCACAAGGGGCTCGACACGTTCAATCGTCCGCGATTAGGCGGCATTGCAGACGTTCTAGCACCAATGATTGAAGACAACACAGGCATTGAGACGAGATCAACCATCATCGGCCACATACAACGCGGCGGAGTACCAAGCGCATTCGATCGCGTCCTTTCAACCCGACTAGGTATGGCAGCGGCAGATGCGGTAATGGCCAAGCATTGGGGACAAATGGTGGCGGTCAAAGGTACGGACATGACGACGGCACCTATCTCTTTGGCGACGGCAAATCTCAAACGTGTTCCGCTACAGCGTTATGACGAGTCACGCTTACTGTTCGGGTAG
- a CDS encoding GntR family transcriptional regulator, protein MVGQKVENGHRCAARICCSGADTLFEWSKSPMNGANNLSVKDEMVETTGHESVVDRVYHQIRGLIVSAGLKPGDQLPTESELVDLYGASRSTVRESLRLLEQEGTVHAVQGHGRFISASGALRVERPMTKYESITEVLTGLGYRVTSAVLEVTLGNANEEEAQALEIEPGAEVIRLLRIRYGDERPLVVSANTVPRLALPGPINHRDWSGSLTEALAAHGHYVNSALATISAVQLPEEWEQKYNLEGLGPWLLGTEVGLTRNNTRILYAKDFHLGSEITFSVVRRR, encoded by the coding sequence ATGGTAGGGCAGAAAGTGGAAAACGGCCATCGCTGCGCCGCCCGGATTTGTTGTAGCGGTGCTGATACGCTCTTCGAGTGGTCAAAATCCCCGATGAACGGAGCGAACAACTTGTCAGTCAAGGATGAAATGGTTGAGACGACTGGGCATGAAAGTGTGGTGGATCGCGTCTATCATCAGATTCGAGGGCTGATTGTTTCGGCCGGTCTGAAGCCTGGAGACCAGCTACCCACTGAATCTGAACTAGTCGACCTTTACGGCGCCTCGCGTTCCACGGTCCGAGAGTCGCTGCGCTTGCTTGAGCAGGAGGGAACTGTTCATGCGGTTCAAGGCCACGGGCGCTTTATCTCTGCGTCTGGTGCCTTACGCGTTGAGCGTCCTATGACCAAATACGAAAGTATTACGGAGGTGCTCACCGGGCTTGGTTATCGGGTCACCAGTGCTGTCCTAGAGGTCACCCTGGGAAACGCTAATGAGGAAGAAGCGCAAGCTCTTGAGATAGAGCCTGGAGCTGAGGTAATTCGCCTCCTGCGAATTCGATACGGCGATGAGAGACCACTTGTCGTGAGCGCTAACACCGTTCCAAGGCTGGCCTTGCCAGGTCCGATTAATCATCGGGACTGGAGCGGCTCACTGACCGAAGCTCTTGCCGCGCATGGCCACTACGTGAACTCGGCGCTCGCAACTATCTCCGCCGTCCAACTGCCTGAAGAATGGGAGCAAAAGTACAACTTAGAAGGCCTGGGGCCGTGGCTGTTGGGAACTGAGGTTGGATTGACGCGCAACAACACTCGAATCCTCTATGCCAAGGACTTTCACCTTGGCAGTGAGATTACGTTCAGCGTCGTGAGGCGACGCTGA
- a CDS encoding SIS domain-containing protein, translated as MFNFDEQRYVGIQSGAVKLAHPIREALAKELSNGIENIYFAGAGGVNFLMQPAARLLQTKSTFPTYVEMSAELVNSGSANLGANSLVVFPTVSGTTKEALAALEFARAKGARILTLTAKADTPLAQKSDVNFTNYCADDTSSENFYLQSLLIALAIMDIRGEIDDYDEVVAQIQRLPELLVSVKESFDPRAEAFAHEIKDEQHHIMTGSGSVWFEAWYYGMCILEEMQWIWTRPVHASDFFHGTLELIESDTSVILLKGEDEQRELADRVERFAPTVTNKLRVFDSKEFTLDGISDRVRALISQIVLAAAFERLSIHLEAVRKHPLTTRRYYKKGNF; from the coding sequence ATGTTCAATTTTGACGAGCAACGCTATGTTGGTATCCAGTCGGGCGCAGTCAAGCTTGCTCATCCAATTCGTGAGGCCCTCGCCAAGGAACTCAGCAACGGCATCGAGAACATCTACTTTGCTGGCGCAGGTGGCGTGAATTTCCTCATGCAGCCAGCAGCCCGGCTGTTGCAAACCAAGTCAACGTTTCCGACATACGTCGAAATGAGTGCCGAACTCGTCAACAGCGGTAGTGCCAACCTCGGCGCGAATTCACTCGTCGTGTTTCCGACGGTGTCGGGAACCACGAAGGAAGCACTTGCAGCGTTGGAGTTTGCCCGCGCAAAGGGCGCACGAATTCTCACGCTGACGGCCAAAGCGGATACCCCTTTGGCCCAAAAATCGGACGTCAATTTCACCAACTATTGCGCCGACGACACCTCTAGCGAGAACTTCTACTTGCAATCTCTACTCATCGCGCTCGCGATTATGGACATTCGGGGTGAGATTGACGACTATGACGAAGTCGTCGCTCAGATTCAACGGCTCCCGGAGCTGCTTGTGTCGGTCAAAGAGTCGTTCGATCCTCGGGCTGAAGCATTTGCACATGAAATCAAAGACGAACAGCATCACATCATGACCGGTTCTGGGTCGGTTTGGTTCGAGGCTTGGTATTACGGAATGTGCATTCTTGAGGAAATGCAGTGGATCTGGACGCGTCCCGTTCACGCTTCTGATTTCTTTCATGGGACGCTTGAACTCATTGAAAGCGATACAAGCGTGATCCTTCTCAAGGGCGAAGACGAGCAACGAGAACTTGCTGATCGCGTGGAACGTTTCGCCCCTACCGTGACGAACAAGCTGCGGGTATTCGACAGCAAAGAGTTCACGCTGGACGGAATCTCAGATCGTGTCCGTGCTCTGATCTCCCAGATTGTCCTCGCAGCAGCGTTCGAGCGCCTGAGTATTCATCTCGAAGCCGTGCGTAAGCACCCACTTACCACTCGCCGCTATTACAAGAAGGGAAACTTCTGA
- a CDS encoding HAD family hydrolase: protein MFNGIVFDCDGVLVDTEPLSMRVTQKAVAELGWHPTVEELYRLFLGCSKEHLQKIVEKKTGRKLTRDWLTPYRAFRNDLFRRELTEIHGISFALDRIDMPIALASNSSHAHIELALEIVGLFPRFQRNISSAEDVAQGKPAPDVYLHAANQLGLDPTECMAVDDSRAGVESAKAAGMYVLAYETPLTPRGSFDDLGVSTFNNMRELPGLVNKIRTATTRSNSNAQSATSS, encoded by the coding sequence ATGTTCAATGGCATTGTCTTCGATTGCGACGGAGTACTCGTCGACACTGAGCCGCTAAGCATGCGAGTAACTCAGAAAGCCGTCGCCGAGCTAGGTTGGCACCCCACAGTTGAGGAGCTCTACCGACTATTCCTCGGGTGCTCGAAGGAGCATCTTCAAAAAATCGTTGAGAAAAAGACGGGGCGCAAACTTACGCGCGACTGGCTCACTCCCTATCGTGCGTTTCGCAACGACCTGTTTCGACGCGAACTCACAGAAATTCACGGAATTTCTTTCGCGCTCGATCGCATCGACATGCCGATTGCTCTCGCCTCAAACAGTAGTCACGCACATATCGAGTTGGCTCTAGAAATTGTGGGACTCTTTCCACGCTTTCAACGGAACATTTCGAGCGCTGAAGACGTCGCACAAGGCAAACCAGCTCCCGATGTTTATCTACACGCCGCGAATCAGTTGGGGCTTGACCCAACTGAATGTATGGCTGTTGATGACAGCCGCGCGGGGGTTGAGTCGGCGAAGGCAGCTGGGATGTATGTCCTCGCATATGAAACGCCCCTCACCCCTCGGGGCTCGTTCGACGACCTTGGAGTGAGCACGTTTAACAACATGCGAGAACTCCCCGGGCTGGTGAACAAGATCCGCACCGCCACGACGCGGTCAAATAGCAATGCACAGTCAGCGACCAGTTCATAG
- a CDS encoding NAD(P)/FAD-dependent oxidoreductase: protein MRSTFRLRTPVAYSDDDRSYWLRDVVRTPQPSLDSSTVADVAIIGGGLTGLWTAIRIAELEPTKKVVLLEASRCGDGASGRNGGQLHSWFDSLKALTDVTNEREALDLAGMTVEAIEELRALQEDQGYDLGLRLDGWLWTASASSQEGSWTETQESARRNGKHPYRTIDREEIRQRTGSAVSYLGVEEELAGTVHPGKLMVSLAHYAISKGVVIFEQSAVRSITLGRPVVVSTENATVSATSCVLATNVWASSIPDIRKHMYAVDSQVIATEPIPQRLDDIGWRDGEAICDSQNQVLYYQRTLDGRVVFGRGSGGPVYRDHLGQKQSRHPRWRKDTIKEFHRVYPSLKDVAIDHDWVGAIDCVPSHIPIIGHLRAQKNFVYAVGWNGTGLAQIPACSRIIANLALEKDNRWAQSGLVNQKNLKRLPPEPFRFIGAWIVRAAIVRQNRAAILNKSVGPVTALIVKLMPKGTSEHS, encoded by the coding sequence ATGCGATCTACATTCCGCCTGCGCACTCCTGTCGCTTATAGCGACGATGACCGCTCGTATTGGTTGAGGGATGTTGTGCGCACACCGCAGCCTTCACTCGATAGCAGCACCGTCGCCGACGTCGCTATCATTGGCGGAGGCCTCACAGGATTGTGGACAGCAATACGTATAGCGGAGTTGGAGCCCACTAAGAAGGTGGTGCTTCTTGAAGCCTCGCGATGCGGCGATGGGGCTTCCGGACGCAACGGGGGCCAACTCCATTCTTGGTTTGACAGCCTCAAAGCGCTGACAGATGTAACTAACGAGCGTGAGGCGCTAGATCTCGCCGGAATGACAGTCGAAGCCATAGAAGAGCTGCGTGCGCTTCAAGAGGACCAGGGTTATGACCTGGGCCTCCGTCTTGACGGCTGGCTTTGGACAGCAAGCGCGAGCTCACAAGAGGGTTCTTGGACCGAAACGCAGGAGAGTGCACGGCGAAACGGGAAACACCCCTATCGAACGATTGATCGGGAAGAGATTCGACAGCGTACAGGTTCTGCAGTCTCGTATCTCGGCGTAGAAGAAGAGCTGGCCGGAACCGTGCATCCAGGCAAGCTGATGGTTAGCCTCGCGCATTACGCAATCTCTAAAGGCGTAGTCATATTTGAACAATCAGCAGTTCGCTCAATCACACTTGGGCGCCCAGTTGTAGTGTCCACTGAAAATGCCACAGTGAGTGCGACATCCTGCGTGTTAGCGACAAACGTATGGGCAAGCTCGATACCGGATATTCGCAAGCACATGTATGCGGTCGACTCACAGGTGATAGCTACAGAGCCAATTCCTCAACGCCTTGATGACATCGGGTGGCGTGACGGGGAAGCAATTTGTGACTCACAGAACCAAGTTCTGTACTACCAGCGCACGTTAGACGGACGAGTGGTTTTCGGACGCGGAAGCGGTGGACCCGTGTACCGTGACCACCTCGGCCAAAAGCAGAGCAGACATCCACGATGGAGAAAGGACACGATCAAGGAGTTCCACCGAGTTTATCCGTCGCTGAAAGACGTCGCGATTGATCATGACTGGGTGGGCGCCATCGACTGCGTACCGAGCCACATCCCGATTATTGGCCACCTTCGAGCCCAAAAGAACTTTGTCTACGCCGTCGGATGGAACGGAACCGGCCTTGCTCAAATTCCAGCATGCAGTCGAATCATAGCGAACCTGGCTCTAGAGAAAGACAACCGGTGGGCACAAAGTGGTCTGGTCAATCAAAAGAACCTGAAGAGACTTCCTCCAGAACCATTCCGGTTCATCGGAGCTTGGATTGTCAGGGCAGCTATCGTCCGGCAGAACCGCGCAGCCATTTTAAATAAGAGTGTGGGCCCAGTGACCGCGCTCATCGTGAAGCTGATGCCCAAGGGTACGAGCGAACACAGTTGA
- a CDS encoding ABC transporter substrate-binding protein — MAKTRPVIAAAAGAVSLGLVLSACSSGDPGGSEDEVKIAFVPGIASDPFFRAMEIAAKDEAKKLGIELIWQGASDEYSPESQLPFVDSALTQGVDALVLVPTDADALQPSVDKAASMDIPVVTVDTTVSDTSTLVSHITGDNHDGGERAAEEMSSQLDGDGKVLVISASPTNTTGTQRVEGFQDAVDSAYDGLNVLPVQYAYSEPAKATTILNTTLLEYSDLEGVFAVDGTSCTGAAAALRSAKATDDVNLICYDAYSNQVQDLEEGVVSALIAQDPAEEARLALQYAYAQVTGEGKEDIEREVVIPNVVINRDNLGETKKYQYAE, encoded by the coding sequence ATGGCAAAGACGCGACCGGTGATAGCGGCGGCGGCAGGGGCTGTAAGTCTGGGACTAGTGCTTAGCGCATGTTCCTCGGGCGATCCCGGGGGTTCGGAGGACGAGGTCAAGATTGCTTTCGTTCCAGGTATTGCGTCGGATCCGTTCTTTCGCGCGATGGAAATCGCGGCGAAGGACGAGGCGAAAAAACTCGGAATCGAGCTGATTTGGCAAGGCGCTTCTGACGAATATTCCCCCGAGTCGCAGCTCCCCTTCGTCGATTCTGCTCTCACACAAGGTGTTGATGCCTTGGTGCTTGTTCCGACCGATGCAGATGCGCTCCAGCCAAGTGTCGACAAGGCAGCATCCATGGACATTCCAGTGGTGACTGTTGATACGACGGTGAGTGATACCAGTACGTTGGTGTCGCATATCACTGGGGACAACCACGATGGGGGCGAGCGAGCCGCGGAAGAGATGAGTTCCCAATTAGACGGCGACGGTAAAGTGCTCGTGATCTCCGCCTCTCCTACGAACACAACTGGGACCCAGCGCGTCGAGGGCTTTCAGGACGCAGTTGATAGCGCGTACGACGGTTTGAACGTCCTTCCCGTGCAATATGCCTACAGTGAACCGGCAAAGGCGACGACCATTTTGAACACCACTCTGCTTGAGTACTCTGACCTTGAAGGTGTGTTTGCTGTTGATGGGACATCTTGCACAGGTGCGGCAGCTGCGCTTCGGAGTGCCAAAGCCACTGACGACGTCAACCTGATTTGCTATGACGCTTATTCGAACCAGGTCCAGGACCTTGAAGAAGGCGTTGTGTCGGCTTTGATCGCGCAGGACCCCGCCGAGGAAGCGCGACTGGCTCTTCAGTACGCCTACGCACAAGTTACTGGTGAGGGAAAAGAAGATATTGAACGAGAAGTTGTGATTCCGAACGTCGTCATCAACCGGGACAACCTTGGTGAGACCAAGAAATATCAGTACGCAGAATGA